In Vibrio japonicus, one DNA window encodes the following:
- the pyrF gene encoding orotidine-5'-phosphate decarboxylase, whose translation MNDQKVIVALDYDNQKDALSFVDRIDPNSCRLKVGKEMFTLFGPDFVKELHKRDFSVFLDLKFHDIPNTCSKAVRAAAELGVWMVNVHASGGERMMAASREILEPYGKDRPLLIGVTVLTSMEQSDLAGIGLDIAPQEQVIRLATLTKNSGLDGVVCSAQEATMLKSKLGQEFKLVTPGIRPVGATLGDQKRVMTPVEAVKSGSDYLVIGRPITQAANPADVLAGINNDLKHFIKN comes from the coding sequence ATGAACGACCAAAAAGTTATAGTGGCACTAGATTATGACAATCAAAAAGACGCACTTTCTTTTGTCGATAGAATCGACCCAAATTCTTGCCGCCTGAAAGTAGGCAAAGAGATGTTTACTTTGTTTGGTCCAGATTTCGTTAAAGAGTTACACAAGCGAGACTTCTCCGTATTTCTAGACTTAAAGTTCCACGACATTCCTAATACTTGTTCAAAAGCGGTGCGCGCTGCTGCAGAGCTCGGTGTATGGATGGTGAATGTGCACGCAAGTGGTGGCGAACGCATGATGGCAGCATCTCGTGAGATTCTAGAGCCATACGGCAAGGATCGCCCTCTGCTCATTGGTGTGACTGTTCTGACTAGTATGGAACAGAGTGACTTAGCTGGTATTGGATTGGATATTGCTCCCCAGGAACAGGTAATTAGATTGGCTACTTTAACCAAAAATTCAGGTCTTGATGGCGTGGTTTGCTCGGCTCAGGAAGCGACGATGCTAAAAAGTAAGTTGGGGCAGGAGTTTAAGTTGGTGACACCAGGGATTCGTCCTGTTGGTGCGACTCTTGGCGACCAAAAGCGTGTGATGACTCCGGTCGAAGCAGTAAAATCTGGATCAGATTATCTTGTTATCGGTCGTCCAATTACTCAAGCTGCAAATCCTGCTGACGTACTCGCTGGAATCAATAACGATTTGAAACACTTTATTAAGAACTAA
- a CDS encoding ABC transporter permease subunit yields MLAYILRRLLLVIPTFLGITILIFAITRFVPGGPVERMLASMHSVSESASMNVAGSSSALSEDQIAELNAFYGLDKPVLEAYFEWLSKILVLDFGESTRYYEPVSDMIAERLPVSLFYGGMTFFISYFISIPLGYYKAIKHGSVFDSSSSILIFVGYALPGYVVGVFLITVFAYNLDWFPMGGFVSDDFDDYETFFEQFKNIMWHAILPLICYLIGDFATLTMTMKNNLMENISADYIRTAIAKGLPFNTAVRKHALQNSLIPIASHFGNSLLFFMTGSFLIEVIFNIDGIGLLGYESIMERDYPVVMGIVAINAVMLMIGNILSDLCVALADPRVRFGS; encoded by the coding sequence TTGTTAGCATATATCTTACGGCGTCTTTTATTAGTAATACCCACATTTCTCGGTATTACCATTCTCATTTTTGCTATTACTCGATTTGTTCCTGGTGGTCCTGTAGAGCGGATGCTCGCTAGCATGCACTCTGTCTCGGAAAGTGCATCGATGAACGTCGCTGGAAGCAGTTCAGCTTTATCTGAAGACCAAATAGCAGAATTAAACGCATTTTATGGGTTAGATAAGCCAGTATTGGAGGCCTACTTCGAGTGGTTGTCTAAAATCCTTGTGCTCGATTTTGGTGAATCTACTCGATATTACGAACCCGTAAGCGACATGATTGCTGAACGACTGCCTGTTTCGCTGTTTTATGGCGGGATGACGTTCTTTATCAGTTACTTTATTTCTATTCCCCTTGGGTATTACAAAGCGATCAAGCATGGCTCTGTATTTGATTCGTCTTCATCGATACTCATTTTTGTCGGGTATGCATTGCCAGGCTATGTAGTAGGTGTCTTTTTAATCACAGTCTTCGCGTATAACCTTGATTGGTTTCCTATGGGTGGCTTTGTCAGTGATGACTTTGACGACTATGAAACGTTCTTTGAGCAATTCAAGAATATCATGTGGCACGCGATTCTTCCTTTAATCTGTTACTTGATTGGCGACTTTGCCACGCTAACAATGACGATGAAGAATAATTTGATGGAAAACATTTCCGCAGATTACATCAGAACGGCAATTGCAAAGGGCTTACCTTTTAACACGGCGGTAAGAAAACATGCTCTACAAAACAGTTTGATTCCAATCGCGAGCCATTTTGGTAACTCATTGCTCTTTTTCATGACAGGTTCATTCCTTATCGAAGTTATTTTTAATATCGATGGAATCGGTTTATTGGGATACGAATCCATTATGGAAAGAGACTACCCAGTAGTGATGGGCATCGTCGCAATAAATGCGGTAATGCTAATGATCGGTAATATCTTATCGGATCTTTGTGTTGCGTTGGCAGATCCAAGAGTGAGGTTCGGTTCATGA